The following is a genomic window from Ignavibacteriota bacterium.
ATTTGACGTAGCAGAGCCTGCGCGTCTCCACGAAGGCGCCCGCTTCCATACGGCAGAGATAGATGCCGCTGGCCATACCATCGGCGTCGAACCGTGCCGTGTACTCACCGCTGCCCGCCCGGGGGGGGGCGCCGCCGGGGGGGGGGGCCCCCGGGCGGGGGGGGGCCCCCGCGGGGGCCCCCCCCAGGTACCGGCACGGAGGGTTGAAGGGATTGGGAACCCTTCACGCTGGTTCCTCCGGCGCCCGCATGCCGACCCTCACGCCGGTTGCAATGCCGGGACGGATGCGATAGACACTGGACTTCGCCGTGATGTACAGCGTCTTTCTGTCGGCATCGCCCCATGCACAGTTGGCGGGGGTCTCCGGTGTGGTGATCAATGTGATCAAGGCGCCTTCGGGGGAGACGACCCAGACTCCGCCCGGGCCTGTACAATAGACATTCCCCGCCGAGTCGGTTTTCATGCCGTCGGCATAGCCGTTCTGTGGGATCGTATAGAACACGCGTTTGTTCGTGAACGTGGAATCGTTCGTCGCGTCCCACACATAGATCTTGTGCTGGGGCGACTCATTCACGTACAGCCGTTTCTCGTCCGGCGAGAAACAAATGCCGTTCGGCTTGTCGAACGTGCTGTCGATGAGCTGGATGGCACCTGACGGGCTCAACCGGTAGATCCCCTTGAACGCCAGCTCCTTCGCCTGCCCCGGGGGCACATTGAAGTCGGGGTCGGTGAAGAAGATCGCTCCGGACGATGAGACGACGATGTCGTTCGGAGAGTTGAAGCGCTTGCCGCGGAATGAGGACGCGAGCGGGGTGATCGTTCCATTGACTTCCTGGCGCGATACACGGCGCTGCTGCATCTGCGTGAGAATGAGGTGCCCCTGCCTGTCGTAGGTCAATCCGTTGGAACTGTCCGACGGCTTCAGATGAATGGAGACCGTGGAATCGGCTGGA
Proteins encoded in this region:
- a CDS encoding SMP-30/gluconolactonase/LRE family protein; translated protein: MIITSALLWTGHSPGQTTGGTLERICTGFQFVEGPVWKERIGLLFSDVWPSTIHRWSPADSTVSIHLKPSDSSNGLTYDRQGHLILTQMQQRRVSRQEVNGTITPLASSFRGKRFNSPNDIVVSSSGAIFFTDPDFNVPPGQAKELAFKGIYRLSPSGAIQLIDSTFDKPNGICFSPDEKRLYVNESPQHKIYVWDATNDSTFTNKRVFYTIPQNGYADGMKTDSAGNVYCTGPGGVWVVSPEGALITLITTPETPANCAWGDADRKTLYITAKSSVYRIRPGIATGVRVGMRAPEEPA